The Patescibacteria group bacterium sequence TCGTATAGAGACGGAAAGAGCCCGGATGACAGACGACAAAAAGCTCAATACCCCCGGGTTTTGTGAGATTGTTTTTTTCACTTTGAACAGACGAAAGCATGACTGAGCCATCACTCGGAAGAACACATCGACTGGCTATGCCCTGCTGTTTTAGCCCCTTTTTAATGCTTAATGCAAGGCGCTTCAATTGTGGGGCAGAAATCCTTTTATTCTTTGGCACGTGTGATACGCTTGATACACTTATGCCATACGTGAGTTTGTTGGGGCGCTCTGTTGCGAGATATTCTGAAAGCAGTGCCGGGGAAAGCGCATGAGCGGGAATATCTTTGGTCCATGAACCTATTTTAATACAGCCGCCAAGCATAGTCATAAGTTCTTTGGCGTCAACATTTTTTGAGAGGCGCAATTCAACACTATCATCCCCTTGTCCAATAACATCAAATGATATGCGCATACCCTGCAACACACTGGCAAGTTCTGCCAAAGAAAGCTCGGGACAATTTCCAAGAATAAAACACATGTTCATATGGAATGGTTTGCTGTAATACTATGGCTTAGCGTACTAGTGATCGTATCGTGGCGGACGCCTGAGTATGGGGTGTATATACTGGCTGCTACAACCCCCCTGTATCTTGTGAGGCTTTCTCTTGTGGGTTTACCAACAACGCTACTAGAGCTCGAACTTCTAGTGCTCGCAGGTGTTGTTGTTCTCAAGTATCGCTATGCATTACTTGGAGCATGCAGAGTGCGAACGCGCATCGAAAAAGCTCTTGCAGTAAGTATCATCGCTTTTGTGATTTCTGCAAGTGTGTCGGTTGTCGTATCGCCTGATATGCGAGCGGCACTTGGCATATGGCGAGCATATATACTTGAACCGCTTCTTTTTTTCATCATCATCATTTCGGTTATCACAACACCACAGCAGATCAGGCGTATGGTGGTGGTATGCGGCATAGGCGCAGTTATTATTGCGCTTGTGTCGATTGCCCAAGTATTGACAGGATACGGCATCCCTGAGCCATGGGCAGCGGAGCGGCGAGCGACAAGCTTTTTCCCCTACCCAAATGCCGTGGGGTTGTATCTCGCTCCCCTTATTCCTTTGGTAGTGGCCTTGGCGGCGGGGAGGGGACGCATCACACAGAAAGCGGCGCTAGGTGTTGTTGGCATACTACTTGTGGGTATTGCTGCCGCACAAACAACAGGAGCGCTTGTGGCGCTTGCTGTGACTGGTGTTATTGGCGGAGTTTTATGGAGTAAGACCTCGCGACAATGGGTGTTGCGAGTGATTGTAGTAGGGGCGCTTATCGCTACTATTACACCAGTCGTTCGCGATCAACTTGTTAAAAAACTATCATTCAATACATGGTCGGGAACAGTGAGGCAGATTATGTGGGGCGAAACACTCCCCATGCTCCGCGATCACTGGTTTACCGGCGCGGGACTCGCAGGATACCAGAAAGCATTTGAGCCATACCACAAAGCAAAAGCAATAGAAATCTTTTTGTATCCCCACTCTATTGTGTTAAATTTTTGGAGCGAGCTGGGATTGTATGGACTTATAAGCGTTGTTTTTCTTGTTGCTGTGTATTTTGTACTTCTTGTATTTGCACGAAGCAGAGAGAATCGAGCGCTGGTATATGGTCTGGGAGGTGCGATGATTGTGATTCTGGTGCACGGCAGTGTGGATGTGCCGTATTTTAAAAATGACCTAGCGATTATGTGGTGGATGTTTTTTGCGCTTGCGCTTATACTTTATAGACAAAGGAGAGCGGCACTATGAGAAATGTGTACAATATTTTACATTGCAAAAATCCTCCCTTCAGGCATCTGTCTGTCGGACACGAATATTTTCCTGCTGGAAAATTTCTTCGACTCCCGCCGTCGCAGTCCGTAGATTCCTTCAGACAGATGTCATTCGGGATGTCTCATGCTATCCTCTATGCCACCATACTAGCGGGAATATTTCTCATGAGTAGTATTGCGAGCGCCCTTTTCCAAGACGATTCCCAGCCAATCCATTTTGATACAACCACTATTTCACCACAAGATTTTACCTGTGAAGATATCTGTACTTCACGGGTGTTTCAAGCACCTTCAGTGTTCAGATACGCAGTTGTTGAGGTACCGCATGGCACGCACCTTGATGTGAGATTGTTTGATGAAAGCCGATGGATTGATTGGACGCCAATAACCCCAGAAGAAGATCGTCCCGATGGAAGTTTTGCCGAAAGGGGTGCATATACTTTTGTGGTTCATGCAGGGCGTGCGTTTCAACTGCGGAGCGCACAGGCATTGGAGCAGACGAGAGTTATTACCTATTCACTTCCTCCGCCTGCAAAAAAACTTTTACCACAGAGAGTTCGTATGGCGGTGAATTCAATATTGCCACAACTGCCATTTATGCAGCGCTCTGATTGGCTCGATCCTTCAATTGAACTGCAAGAGGTGAGGCGGGATCAGCTTTGGAAAAGCAACTATACAACCGTCAAAAAAATAGTTATTCATCATACCGCAACAGCAGTGCGCGATGTGACGGGGGACGGTGTTGTAACCGATGCGGATTACCGCGAAGCAGTGCGCGGCATTTATTCGTATCATACCTATTCCCAAAAATGGGGGGATGTTGGTTATAATTATATTATTGATCCGGCTGGAAAAATTTGGGAAGGCAGATTTGGCGGCGATGGCGTGGTGGCGGGACATGTCCATCGCAGTAAAGCGTGTACGCGGTTTACCACAAACAACCTTTCACTCAATGAGGGGAGTATGGGTATCGCAATGCTTGGAACGTTTTCTTCCGATACGCCATCGTTTCAGGCGCGCGATAGTCTTGTGCAGCTCATTGCGCAAAAATCATGGGAATTTGATATCGATCCGTCAGGTTCAGGATTTTTTATCGATGCTGTTTATCCGAATATTTTGGCGCACCGTGACCTCGATTGCACTGATTGTCCCGGAAGCGCATTCTATGCGGATATGCCCTCTGTTGTTCGAGATGCAGCCGAGGCGTACAGTACACTTGTTCGCGATATTCCACGCAAATATGCAGCTGAAAAAATCACACTCAACCCGGCAGTAGTAGAAATGAAAAAAGATGACGATCGC is a genomic window containing:
- a CDS encoding peptidoglycan recognition family protein, giving the protein MSSIASALFQDDSQPIHFDTTTISPQDFTCEDICTSRVFQAPSVFRYAVVEVPHGTHLDVRLFDESRWIDWTPITPEEDRPDGSFAERGAYTFVVHAGRAFQLRSAQALEQTRVITYSLPPPAKKLLPQRVRMAVNSILPQLPFMQRSDWLDPSIELQEVRRDQLWKSNYTTVKKIVIHHTATAVRDVTGDGVVTDADYREAVRGIYSYHTYSQKWGDVGYNYIIDPAGKIWEGRFGGDGVVAGHVHRSKACTRFTTNNLSLNEGSMGIAMLGTFSSDTPSFQARDSLVQLIAQKSWEFDIDPSGSGFFIDAVYPNILAHRDLDCTDCPGSAFYADMPSVVRDAAEAYSTLVRDIPRKYAAEKITLNPAVVEMKKDDDREVTAMFWNTGTTTWRGYGEAPLVITSSAIKEKIASLEALHLASREERASQSPVETALAQGKLTAANVEPRRAGTFVMKLADPPDELISQQTFTLALGQKGWIPSSDASVQVVNTGLELAALRTEGDGAPEITDEPGRKITIHFTNKGTTPWKRGEVLLALQNSEGITSDLKDRSWKKPNGQFAFDEKEVAPGEQATFSFLVSVPYLGIFQETTILLVKEKKVSGSDYTPLVVTVKPAYDAEVVKLEYAPTAQVRWKPQTTLVIKNTGIREWKNAVLTTQAIDGKGVSPFRSTKWKNARVIQSLKTVKPGETTTLTFNLAIPAKPGLYRHTLSFVNGKQKVYVKSGEEYVGGIDQEVRVDPVPGKKKKGKK
- a CDS encoding O-antigen ligase family protein, with amino-acid sequence MEWFAVILWLSVLVIVSWRTPEYGVYILAATTPLYLVRLSLVGLPTTLLELELLVLAGVVVLKYRYALLGACRVRTRIEKALAVSIIAFVISASVSVVVSPDMRAALGIWRAYILEPLLFFIIIISVITTPQQIRRMVVVCGIGAVIIALVSIAQVLTGYGIPEPWAAERRATSFFPYPNAVGLYLAPLIPLVVALAAGRGRITQKAALGVVGILLVGIAAAQTTGALVALAVTGVIGGVLWSKTSRQWVLRVIVVGALIATITPVVRDQLVKKLSFNTWSGTVRQIMWGETLPMLRDHWFTGAGLAGYQKAFEPYHKAKAIEIFLYPHSIVLNFWSELGLYGLISVVFLVAVYFVLLVFARSRENRALVYGLGGAMIVILVHGSVDVPYFKNDLAIMWWMFFALALILYRQRRAAL